The DNA window AGGTTAAGGTTAAGAAATGTTAATGATAGAGGACGATATATGATGGGGGTTAAATACAATTTTCAATAGTCTTTTGTCTTTAGCCACTTTGGTTTAATTTTGTCTTTTGATATCTCACCTCTGCCGCTTGTTCTGAGCTCCGTCGAAGGGCCTGTCCTGAGCTCCGTCGAAGGGTCTCACGTCTCACGTTTATCTGCTTTAACATACTTATATATTGTAGAATAATAATCCTCAAAATCTTTTAAATGTCTTGTGAGGATTGATTTTAGAATCTCCACATTTATTTGTTGATAATCGTGGACAGCAATGTTTCGAAACCCGACCATACGAGACATTTTTTCAGCCAGGTCTTTTTCAATTATTCTATTTTTTTGCAAAATTTGGAAGGACTCTTTATATGTTATTGGTAGTTTTAAACCCTTCTCAGCGATGATAGAATTAGATGCATCTATGCAAGCTTGGACTGCCCTTTGAATATTCAAAACGAAAACATCTTGAATAAAAATGTCATCTAAATTTTGTGGATCTAATTTTGTAACTTGTTCGATGGTTTTTAGACAATTTTTTATGATTGAAATCTTGGAGTAAATAACATCCTTGTTAAGCATAGATCCTGCCATTCAGTAAATGATCTTCAATTATTTTACGACTCATTTTGAAGTCAGGATACTGGCTCAGAGCTTTCGTCTTAAATTCAATCAGGTGACGAGGGTTGTTATTAACGATCAATTCACCCTTTGCTAAAATCTGCATAGTGATAATAATATCGCTATTGTTTAATAGTACAACATCTATATTTCTAATAAAGTTCTTATTTAGATCTGACATAAATTCCCATTGTTCGTGTATATTGGGGGGAGTTCGCTTCAAATAAACTGCTACATCAATATCACTTTTTTCTGTAAAACGATCTGAAACAATTGAACCGTATAAATAGGCAAATTCAGCTTTCTTGTTGAGCAATTGCTTCAAACGTTTAACGATTTTTGTTTTATCTTCTTTTATTATAAGACCTTGAATACAGGTTAAGGTTTTTTCTTTTTTCTTAGTTATAGTTAATCTTAACCTTAATCGTCTTGTGGTTTATTAATCTTAACCTAAACCTAAATCTCAATCTATCTCATATCAATCAATTTTTCTCAGCAGTCCCGGGTCTATTTCCACTGCGATGGATTGTCGAATTGCATCTATAGTAATAACAAACCTGCGGGCATTCCTAATCTCTACCAATTTCCCCTGCACTCCCATTAACGGACCATGTGTAACCTTTACCCGGTCGCCTTTAACCAGGTAATCCTGGGGCTCGAACTTATATCCTTCCTTTAGAAAACGTTTTATGGTATCAATTTGGTCATCCGGAATGATTGAAAGCTTACCGCCAAAGCTTACCATTCGAACGACTCCGTCTATCTGCAAAGAGCCAATCCGATCGTTTGAAGTCGTATGAACAAACACATAGCTTCGAAACAAGGGCTCTTCCACTTTCTTTTTACGATCGCTCCACTGCCGGATAACTGTCTGCACAGGCAGGTAAGATTCAATCTCCCTGCGATGCAACTCCACTTCCACTTTTTTTTCAAACCGCGGACGTGTGTAGAGGGCATACCAGTTTAGTTTATCAACCAAAGGTGGGTTATTAAGGTTGCTTGGATTATTGTGATTTGTTGGGTTCATTGGTGTGGCTGGAGTTAACTAAAAAAAAAGAAAATTCTGAAATATTTAAATTAATTTTGATTTTTGATTGGATGAGAACTCAATAAGGCTAAGATTAAGATTCAGCTCATAAGTTTTTCAGATTAATTTGTCTTTTATTCCAACCTCAATCAACTTTTTCTTAACCTTAACCTGAACCTAAATCTAAATCTTGTGTTTAAATTTGGGATTTGAAAGTCTTTAGAATTGTGTTTATTTCCTTATGAATTCTGGCCAATAATTTTTCTATTTCAGTGACTTGATTGCAGGAAAAATAACTAACTCGTATTCCATATTCCAAATGGTTCATGGTTTCTAAAAGGGAACCTCGTGAAATAGAATAGAACTGCATTTTTTCACCGATTGAATTACGACCAAATCCCTTCGGCTATATTTGCAGAAATACTAAGGGCAGATCTTCTAATCTGGGATGTTAATCCATAGTCTTCGTTTCTGGGTAGATCTTTAGTCAAATAAAATATCTTCTCTGAGACTTCCATGACTAATTGCCATACTGGCATTTCCTTGAATGATTTATGCATACTCCCCTCCTTAAGATTCAGGCTGAGGATAAGGTTGAGGTTAAGATTAAGATTTTAGCTCATAAATTTATAGATAGATTTTTTTTATCTCCTCAATCAATTCTTTTCTTATCATTTACATTATCCTAAACCTTAAGCTCAATCTCAGTCTTTAACCTCAATATATTATTTTCTTAACCTCGACCTTAAACTTAACCTCAACCTCAATCTTTTTTACTTAACCTTAACCTTATTTTTAACACAGCTCCGCCACATCAGTCCCAAAATTTAGATTAAGATTGAGGTTAAGGTTAAGACTTTTTATTTCTTTTATCCCAACCTCTTTGAGATTCAGGCTGAAGCTAAGATTTAAGATTCAGCTCATAAGTTTTTTAGATTGATTTTCTTTTATCTCCACCTCAATCTAAACAATTATCATGGTTTCAAAAACTGAACCTCGTGAAATAGAATAGAACTGCATTTTTTCACCGATTGAATTACGACCAAATCCCTCGGCTATCACAGCCTCTTAACCTTAAACTCAACCTTAACCTTATTTTTAACCTCAATTAATTTTTTTTAAACCTTAGCCTTATCCTTACCTCAACTTAAGCCGCCTGGATAATTCAAAAAGATTCTTTTACTTTGGAAAGAAATTGGAGTAAACCTGTTAATCGCCATTTAATTGGCCCAAAATTTAAACATCAGCTTTATGAGATTGCTTCCGATGCTTCCTTCTATGTTTTCCGCCTTTCCGGCTCTTCTTTTCACCTGAATCTCCATAGTAGTAATAATAGTAGTAATAGTAGTAATAAGATCCGTACATATTGGACGCTGAAACGTCATTCAGCAATACTCCCAAAGCTCTTCCCCGCACATTTTGTAATAACTCAAATGTTCGCAATGCAGCATCCCGGTCCGTTTTACCCGACCTTAAAACAACAACCACGCCATCCACCAAGGGCGCTAAAACCAATGCATCCGTCACGGCAATCATTGGCGGACTATCGAAGAGAACATATTCAAATTCTTGTTTGATCTCCTGCAAAAATTCCCGCATGCGTTTCGATCCAATCATCTCGGAAGGGTTGGGTGGTAAAATGCCTGTAGTGATCATGTGAAGGTTCTCAATTTCCGTTACTTTAACGATACTTGTTAACGGTTCATTACCGACGAGATAGTTAGTTAAACCAACTTCACGGGAAAGGTTGAACAAATTGTGCAATACCGGCCTGCGTAAGTCAGTATCCACCAATATAACTTTAGAGCCCATCTGTGCCAATGCAATTGCGAGGTTGGCAACAGAGGTGGATTTACCCTCTCCGGGTCCCGGACTGGAGACCAAAATAGTACGGGCAGGATCGTCAGTTTTAGAGTACTGCAGTTGTGTTCGTAATGCCCGGTAAGCCTCGGAAATGGGTGATTTCGGCTTCAAATGAGTGATTAATCGCTCGGCTATTTTTCCTTCTTCGACTTTCTTATCATTCTTGGATTGAAATTGCTTGATAAAAAGAGGTTTCCATTTGCCATTTGTTAATTCCGGTTTAATTTCGGGGATTGAACCCAGCAAGGGTAGTTTTAAGCGCTCAACATTCTCTATAGTACGTATTGAATTATCCATGTATTCAATCAGGAAGGTAATTCCAATACCCAACCCAAGCCCTATTAAGGCTCCTAATAATAAATTCCGATTAGTTTTGGGAGAAATTGGATTTCCGGAAGGAACTGCCCCATCCACCATTCGGATCTTACCGATCTGACCCGCACGAGTAATCCTGGTTTCCTCATACTTTTCTTTCATCATGAGATAGATGTTCTCATTCAATCTACGTGATCGTTCGAGTCGCGCCAATTGTAATGTTTTTTCCGGTAATTCCTCAAGTTTGCTGTCGAAATCATCGACAATTTTTTTCAATGCGGCTGCACGGGCTCCAAATGCACTAATCTCAATCTCAGAAGTGATTATAGCTTCCACAAGTCCCTGGTTACGTTGTAATGGATCGCCGACAGGAATCTTTGCCAATAGTAATTTCTTCGTTTCATCTGCCAATGATTTTTTTAGTCCTTCTAAGTTTTTCTTTTCTTTCTCGACCTGAGGGAAATTATCAGGCACACCCTGGATTTTATAAGTTGCCAGGTTTGCTTCTATCGAGGCAATTCTCGATCGATATTCAATAATTTTTGGATGAGTAATATCTGCAAGGTCGGCTACTAAACTTTGCTTTAGTTCCCCCAACCTGGATTTCAAGCCTGCTAATCTTGTAGAATTCGTGCTGATTTCGATCTGCGCTTCCCGATAGGCGCTTTCAAAAGTGACCAATTGGTTGACGATTAAAGCTGCATCCCCAGTTAAGGAAACAGATCCCGATTCTTGTTGAAATTCCTTAAACGCTTCCTCCGAATATTTTAATTCCTTTTCTATCTTTTCCAATTGATCATCAAGGAAATCTACCACTTGAGTTATTTCTTGCCGGTTGGTGGTTTGATCTAATTCTTTATACACTTCAGCCACAGAATTTGCCAGATAAGCTGCTTCCCAACCTGATGAGGCTTTCATTTTAATCTGGATGATATCGGTATCCCGGATGATCGAAACATCCATGCTTCTCATAATCTGGCCAATACCGGGTTTATTGGGAATCGCTTCCTCTCCTGAGAGATTGTAATTTGCAGCTCGGAGAGAATCATATTCGGTTGAATTGGATAAATAATCAACGACCTTAATGGCCAGGTATCTGCTTTTCAGGATTTGTAATTGATTATTTAACCGGGTCATCTGCTGGCCGAAGGGTGAAACAGAAAATAATGTTCTCTCTAATCCGCCGGATTGAACTACGATGACTTTGCATGAAGATTCATATATTGGAGGGGTCGTAAACGAAAAATAAGCGGTTGCTGCAAAAACCGATATAAATGAAAAGACTATGATCCAGCGGCCGCGATATAGAATTCGCAGGTAATCCGTAATTCGAACTGGCTGTTCATCAAATTGACTATTCCATGTGTCTTGCAAATTCAAATTCCTTTTTGAATATGACATGCATAATTACAAAAGGTATGAGTTTAAATCCGGGAGTTTCTAAATGTTACAAACAAATTAAAATTTAATGTTTAATGTTTCAAATTCAAGAAAAAATTTATATTAAATTCATTTTGTAACTTTAAAAATTCAGAGCCTCTACCAATCATATTTCTTTAGAACTCCTCCTGGAATTGCATTAAAAATATATTACAAAACAAATGATAGTAGATATTAAGGTTACAATAATCAAAGCCGCACTATATCCCGTCACCATTTTAGTTGCTATGACCAAATCCCTGAATTTCATTTTTATCTCCTTTATGATTATTGATTTTCAAATAAATTTAAAGCTCTATCTTAGCAAGCATAATCAAACTTAGAACTACTCTAAATTTAGATGGAAATACATTGTTATTTTGGCCTTCGAAATTCAATGTTTTCACAAAAAAAAGCACAGTCAATACACCTATATAGGGATAAGAGTGATTGACTGTGCCTTCAACTTGCAGCCCTTAAATTATGCGAATCAGCAAACGAATTGTTATGAAAGAACCCATTTAAATCCGATTCTACCTTATGTTCTCAGGAAAGCTCTAATCACATAAGGTTTTATTAACATGAATTGATCACAGAATAAAATAGTAAAGCAAATAGTTCCATATAATTATTGCAACACCTGTTTCACATCTGTTAAATATATTTTTGTTATATCAATTTCTTTTTTTGTCGTAAGTCGAAACGAAAAGCACCCATTCTGTCATTCCCGCATGCTTTTAGCGGGAATCTTGTTGCTTGCACCCTTAGATCCCCGATAAAATCATTCGAGGATGACATTTTATGGGAGTTCTGGGACAGCCTTAAGAATTCGGGAAATGGCACTAGTTGTTGAGTTTTCGTTCAGACAATAATTATTATTAACCTATATATAGTATTATTATTGTAGACTAATCAAAATATA is part of the candidate division KSB1 bacterium genome and encodes:
- a CDS encoding DUF86 domain-containing protein; translated protein: MLNKDVIYSKISIIKNCLKTIEQVTKLDPQNLDDIFIQDVFVLNIQRAVQACIDASNSIIAEKGLKLPITYKESFQILQKNRIIEKDLAEKMSRMVGFRNIAVHDYQQINVEILKSILTRHLKDFEDYYSTIYKYVKADKRET
- a CDS encoding nucleotidyltransferase domain-containing protein, giving the protein MLNKKAEFAYLYGSIVSDRFTEKSDIDVAVYLKRTPPNIHEQWEFMSDLNKNFIRNIDVVLLNNSDIIITMQILAKGELIVNNNPRHLIEFKTKALSQYPDFKMSRKIIEDHLLNGRIYA
- a CDS encoding UpxY family transcription antiterminator, with translation MNPTNHNNPSNLNNPPLVDKLNWYALYTRPRFEKKVEVELHRREIESYLPVQTVIRQWSDRKKKVEEPLFRSYVFVHTTSNDRIGSLQIDGVVRMVSFGGKLSIIPDDQIDTIKRFLKEGYKFEPQDYLVKGDRVKVTHGPLMGVQGKLVEIRNARRFVITIDAIRQSIAVEIDPGLLRKID
- a CDS encoding four helix bundle protein, which produces MIAEGFGRNSIGEKMQFYSISRGSVFETMIIV
- a CDS encoding polysaccharide biosynthesis tyrosine autokinase, with amino-acid sequence MQDTWNSQFDEQPVRITDYLRILYRGRWIIVFSFISVFAATAYFSFTTPPIYESSCKVIVVQSGGLERTLFSVSPFGQQMTRLNNQLQILKSRYLAIKVVDYLSNSTEYDSLRAANYNLSGEEAIPNKPGIGQIMRSMDVSIIRDTDIIQIKMKASSGWEAAYLANSVAEVYKELDQTTNRQEITQVVDFLDDQLEKIEKELKYSEEAFKEFQQESGSVSLTGDAALIVNQLVTFESAYREAQIEISTNSTRLAGLKSRLGELKQSLVADLADITHPKIIEYRSRIASIEANLATYKIQGVPDNFPQVEKEKKNLEGLKKSLADETKKLLLAKIPVGDPLQRNQGLVEAIITSEIEISAFGARAAALKKIVDDFDSKLEELPEKTLQLARLERSRRLNENIYLMMKEKYEETRITRAGQIGKIRMVDGAVPSGNPISPKTNRNLLLGALIGLGLGIGITFLIEYMDNSIRTIENVERLKLPLLGSIPEIKPELTNGKWKPLFIKQFQSKNDKKVEEGKIAERLITHLKPKSPISEAYRALRTQLQYSKTDDPARTILVSSPGPGEGKSTSVANLAIALAQMGSKVILVDTDLRRPVLHNLFNLSREVGLTNYLVGNEPLTSIVKVTEIENLHMITTGILPPNPSEMIGSKRMREFLQEIKQEFEYVLFDSPPMIAVTDALVLAPLVDGVVVVLRSGKTDRDAALRTFELLQNVRGRALGVLLNDVSASNMYGSYYYYYYYYYYYGDSGEKKSRKGGKHRRKHRKQSHKADV